Proteins from a genomic interval of Rhodothermus marinus:
- a CDS encoding endonuclease MutS2 translates to MSPTDATLHGYPDTLETRLGFDVVREALKAQTRSPLGAEAVAQLRPLRDLEAVRAELARVEELQQALRFDDPVPLENLIDLRPWLVQAAPEGARLEGEALEAVRRVLMTVRLLARYFRERRSKYPALAALAERLTPLPELEQRLAAVVDEDGQVRDDASPELQRLRRQLALQRQRLREALLEALRDAIRQGYATEDQPTIRNGRMVIPVRAEARRKVPGFVHDTSASGQTVYIEPASCLELNNAVRELELAELREIDRILREATGWLRPHLSALKASLEVLGHFDLLQAKARLAELMDAHVPEVAADGVIELKHARNPVLVLHFRRLQETTGEVREVVPLDLTLGRTFHTLIITGPNAGGKTVAMKTVGLLVLMLACGLPIPADPASHVSLFDQLLIDIGDEQSVEADLSTFSAHMTHMAYMLARADARTLILIDEAGTGTDPDEGAALAQAILEELTRRGARTIATTHHGALKVFAYETEGVENGSMQFDQATLSPTYRFQLGVPGSSYAFEIARRMGIPEPVLARAQALVGRQQVALEALVRTLEARNQELEARLAALTEEQARLEQLRREYEARRAQLEAETEAIRQRALEEAEQLLKEANARIERTIREIKEAQAEREATRAAREALERFRRRLHEQRRRARPKPSAAEEPRPTLAVGDQVVLDEGGTPAEVLALEDDEALIAVGSLKMRVPVSRLRRLNRAARRAQRRTATGATLPALQARTRIDVRGYRVDEALQAVERLIDEAVAGGVREVEVLHGKGTGALRQAIRSYLQGRPEVERFEDAPWEQGGPGVTRIWLK, encoded by the coding sequence ATGAGCCCCACCGACGCAACGCTGCACGGCTATCCCGACACGCTTGAGACGCGGCTGGGCTTCGACGTGGTGCGCGAAGCGCTGAAGGCGCAGACGCGCAGTCCGCTGGGCGCCGAAGCCGTCGCGCAGCTCCGGCCGCTGCGGGATCTGGAGGCGGTCAGGGCCGAGCTGGCCCGTGTCGAGGAGTTGCAGCAGGCGTTGCGTTTCGACGATCCTGTTCCGCTCGAAAACCTGATCGATCTACGGCCCTGGCTGGTGCAGGCTGCACCCGAAGGGGCCCGCCTCGAAGGCGAGGCGCTGGAGGCCGTGCGCCGTGTGCTGATGACGGTGCGCCTGCTGGCCCGCTACTTCCGCGAGCGGCGGAGCAAGTATCCGGCGCTGGCCGCCCTGGCCGAACGCCTGACGCCGCTTCCGGAGCTGGAGCAGCGGCTGGCTGCCGTGGTCGATGAGGATGGCCAGGTGCGCGACGACGCTTCGCCGGAACTGCAGCGGCTCCGCCGCCAGCTGGCCCTGCAGCGCCAGCGCCTGCGCGAAGCACTGCTCGAAGCGCTCCGCGACGCCATCCGGCAGGGCTACGCGACGGAAGACCAGCCCACCATTCGCAACGGCCGCATGGTGATTCCCGTGCGGGCCGAGGCGCGCCGCAAGGTACCGGGCTTCGTGCACGACACCTCGGCCTCCGGGCAGACGGTCTACATCGAGCCGGCCTCCTGTCTGGAGCTGAACAACGCGGTGCGCGAGCTGGAGCTGGCCGAGCTGCGCGAAATCGACCGCATCCTGCGCGAGGCTACTGGCTGGCTCCGTCCGCATCTTTCTGCGCTGAAGGCTTCGCTCGAAGTGCTGGGCCACTTCGATCTGCTGCAGGCCAAGGCGCGGCTGGCCGAACTGATGGACGCCCATGTGCCCGAGGTGGCCGCCGATGGCGTGATCGAGCTGAAGCACGCCCGCAACCCGGTCCTTGTGCTGCACTTCCGGCGCCTGCAGGAGACCACCGGTGAAGTGCGCGAAGTCGTACCGCTCGACCTGACGCTGGGCCGCACTTTCCACACGCTGATCATCACCGGCCCGAACGCAGGCGGCAAGACCGTCGCCATGAAAACTGTCGGCCTGCTGGTGCTGATGCTGGCCTGCGGGCTTCCCATCCCCGCCGATCCGGCCTCGCACGTGTCGCTCTTCGATCAATTGCTGATCGACATCGGCGATGAGCAGTCCGTCGAGGCCGACCTGTCCACCTTCAGCGCGCACATGACGCACATGGCCTACATGCTGGCCCGGGCCGACGCGCGCACGCTCATTCTGATCGACGAGGCGGGGACGGGGACCGATCCGGACGAAGGGGCGGCGCTGGCGCAGGCCATTCTCGAAGAGCTGACGCGGCGCGGCGCACGCACGATCGCCACGACCCACCACGGCGCGCTCAAGGTCTTCGCCTACGAGACCGAAGGCGTCGAAAACGGCTCCATGCAGTTCGACCAGGCCACCCTCAGCCCGACGTATCGCTTCCAGCTCGGAGTGCCCGGTTCATCCTATGCCTTCGAGATCGCCCGGCGCATGGGGATTCCCGAACCGGTGCTGGCGCGGGCGCAGGCGCTCGTGGGTCGGCAGCAGGTGGCGTTGGAGGCGCTTGTGCGGACGCTGGAGGCGCGCAACCAGGAGCTGGAAGCCCGGCTGGCAGCGCTGACCGAAGAGCAGGCACGTCTGGAGCAGCTCCGGCGCGAATACGAGGCGCGTCGGGCGCAACTCGAAGCCGAGACGGAGGCGATCCGGCAGCGCGCTCTGGAGGAGGCCGAACAGTTGTTGAAAGAGGCCAACGCGCGTATCGAACGAACCATCCGGGAAATCAAAGAGGCGCAGGCCGAGCGGGAGGCCACCCGGGCAGCGCGAGAGGCGCTGGAGCGTTTCCGCCGTCGCCTGCACGAGCAGCGGCGCCGGGCTCGTCCGAAGCCATCGGCCGCCGAGGAGCCGCGTCCGACGCTGGCCGTGGGCGATCAGGTGGTGCTCGACGAGGGCGGCACGCCGGCCGAGGTGCTGGCGCTGGAGGACGACGAGGCACTGATCGCCGTGGGCTCGCTGAAAATGCGCGTGCCGGTGAGCCGGCTGCGGCGGCTGAACCGGGCGGCGCGGCGTGCGCAGCGGCGTACGGCCACAGGTGCGACGCTTCCGGCCCTTCAGGCCCGCACGCGCATCGACGTGCGCGGCTATCGGGTGGATGAGGCGTTGCAGGCGGTCGAGCGACTCATCGACGAGGCGGTGGCCGGTGGCGTGCGCGAGGTGGAAGTGCTGCACGGCAAGGGTACCGGCGCCCTGCGGCAGGCCATTCGCTCTTATCTGCAGGGCCGTCCCGAGGTGGAGCGCTTTGAAGATGCCCCGTGGGAGCAGGGCGGCCCCGGTGTGACCCGCATCTGGCTGAAGTAA
- a CDS encoding OmpA family protein, which produces MRTTGAIFFMLALLLAGCARLSNMEKGAAVGAGAGAVVGGAIGKATGNTARGAILGAIVGGTAGAIIGQRMDRQAAEMQQELPDARIERVGEGILVTFDSGILFDFDSATLRPEAREKLRRLAESLKKYPETEVLIVGHTDSTGPEEYNQRLSERRAEAAAAFLMQQGIRPSRIRTMGKGETEPIASNATEEGRQLNRRVEIAIFASEAYRKELQQSY; this is translated from the coding sequence ATGCGAACCACTGGAGCGATCTTTTTCATGCTGGCGCTGCTGCTGGCCGGCTGTGCCCGGCTGAGCAATATGGAGAAAGGCGCTGCCGTCGGGGCCGGCGCCGGAGCCGTGGTCGGCGGCGCCATCGGCAAGGCGACGGGCAACACGGCCCGCGGCGCCATTCTGGGCGCCATCGTGGGCGGCACGGCGGGGGCCATCATCGGCCAGCGCATGGACCGTCAGGCCGCCGAAATGCAGCAGGAGCTGCCGGACGCCCGCATCGAACGCGTCGGTGAGGGCATCCTGGTCACCTTCGACTCGGGCATCCTGTTCGACTTCGACTCGGCCACGCTGCGCCCGGAAGCTCGCGAGAAACTCCGCCGCCTGGCCGAAAGCCTGAAAAAGTATCCCGAAACCGAAGTGCTCATCGTGGGCCACACCGACAGCACCGGTCCCGAGGAATACAACCAGCGCCTTTCGGAGCGACGCGCCGAGGCGGCCGCCGCCTTTCTGATGCAGCAGGGCATCCGTCCCAGCCGCATCCGCACGATGGGGAAGGGCGAAACCGAACCCATCGCTTCCAACGCCACCGAAGAGGGGCGTCAGCTTAACCGCCGCGTCGAAATCGCGATTTTTGCCAGTGAGGCCTACCGGAAAGAGCTGCAACAGTCGTACTGA
- a CDS encoding 2-hydroxyacid dehydrogenase codes for MARIVVTRPVMEEGLRPLFENGHQVEILDPDPEQPLDEDALIEAAREADALITMPSDPVTARVLENCPKLRIVAQHAVGYENIDLEAARARGIVVTHTPGVLTDATADFTFALLLALVRRVREADRYVREGHFKRWETKLLLGHDLRDKVLGIVGLGRIGSAVARRALGFGMRVVYYNRRPANPTIERQSCARYVSFDELLRTSDVISIHCPLNKESYHLFDRAAFAKMKPTAVLVNTARGPIVDEEALVEALEQGQIAGAALDVFEHEPRVHPALLRSDRVVLAPHLGSATVEARTAMARACAEAVLAVLNGEEKIPYRLV; via the coding sequence ATGGCACGCATTGTTGTCACGCGACCCGTCATGGAAGAAGGGCTTCGTCCGCTGTTTGAAAACGGCCATCAGGTTGAGATCCTCGATCCGGACCCGGAGCAGCCCCTGGACGAAGATGCGCTGATCGAAGCAGCCCGGGAGGCCGACGCATTGATCACCATGCCCTCGGATCCGGTCACGGCGCGCGTGCTGGAAAACTGTCCGAAGCTGCGCATCGTGGCCCAGCATGCCGTGGGCTATGAAAACATCGATCTGGAAGCAGCTCGCGCGCGCGGCATCGTGGTCACGCACACGCCCGGGGTGCTGACCGACGCCACGGCCGATTTTACGTTTGCCCTGCTGCTGGCGCTGGTACGTCGGGTGCGCGAGGCGGATCGCTATGTGCGGGAGGGCCATTTCAAGCGCTGGGAGACGAAGCTGCTTCTGGGGCACGATCTGCGCGACAAGGTGCTGGGCATCGTGGGACTGGGCCGCATCGGGAGCGCCGTCGCCCGCCGGGCGCTCGGCTTTGGCATGCGCGTTGTCTATTACAACCGGCGGCCGGCCAACCCGACCATTGAGCGCCAGAGCTGCGCCCGCTACGTGTCGTTCGACGAACTGCTTCGCACCAGTGACGTGATTTCCATACACTGTCCGCTCAATAAAGAGAGCTATCACCTGTTCGATCGCGCCGCCTTTGCGAAGATGAAGCCGACGGCCGTGCTGGTGAACACCGCGCGGGGACCGATCGTGGACGAAGAAGCGCTGGTCGAAGCACTGGAACAGGGCCAGATTGCCGGGGCGGCGCTCGATGTGTTCGAGCACGAACCCCGGGTGCACCCGGCGCTGTTGCGGAGCGATCGGGTCGTGCTGGCGCCGCACCTGGGTAGCGCGACGGTCGAGGCGCGAACGGCCATGGCGCGAGCCTGCGCCGAGGCGGTGCTGGCCGTGCTGAACGGCGAAGAAAAGATTCCATACCGGCTGGTGTAA
- a CDS encoding TIGR00730 family Rossman fold protein translates to MDKPFPLSRTDGHARHPLSKLSEAEALAWQQRQIKDLWRIFRIMSEFVEGFETLSRIGPCVSIFGSARTPRGHRYYRMAEAVGRCLVKHGFGVITGGGPGIMEAANKGAKEAGGVSVGLNIVIPHEQESNPYIDRDKLINFDFFFVRKVMFVKYAQGFIVLPGGFGTMDELFEALTLIQTGKASRFPVILMGTDYWSGLLDWLRNEMLAAGNISPEDLELFMLTDEPEEAAEIIETFYRERALGPNF, encoded by the coding sequence ATGGACAAGCCGTTTCCGCTGTCACGAACCGACGGACACGCCCGCCATCCGCTCAGCAAGCTCTCGGAAGCCGAAGCGCTGGCCTGGCAGCAGCGTCAGATCAAAGACCTCTGGCGCATTTTCCGGATCATGTCGGAATTCGTCGAGGGCTTCGAGACGCTCTCGCGCATCGGCCCGTGCGTGTCGATCTTCGGCTCGGCACGCACACCCCGCGGTCATCGTTACTACCGGATGGCCGAGGCTGTGGGCCGCTGTCTGGTCAAGCACGGCTTCGGGGTCATCACCGGCGGCGGTCCCGGCATCATGGAGGCCGCCAATAAAGGCGCCAAGGAGGCCGGCGGCGTATCGGTGGGGCTGAACATTGTCATCCCGCACGAGCAGGAGAGCAACCCCTACATCGACCGCGACAAGCTGATCAACTTCGACTTTTTCTTCGTGCGGAAGGTGATGTTCGTCAAGTACGCGCAGGGCTTCATCGTGCTGCCCGGCGGATTCGGCACGATGGACGAGCTGTTCGAGGCGCTGACGCTCATTCAGACCGGCAAGGCCTCCCGCTTCCCGGTTATCCTGATGGGCACCGACTACTGGAGCGGCCTTCTCGACTGGCTTCGCAACGAGATGCTGGCCGCCGGCAATATCTCGCCTGAAGATCTGGAGCTGTTCATGCTCACAGATGAGCCAGAAGAGGCGGCCGAGATTATCGAAACCTTCTACCGGGAACGTGCGCTCGGACCTAACTTTTAG
- a CDS encoding tetratricopeptide repeat protein, whose amino-acid sequence MRAVLLLGMALLAVVLTPVTTRAQQADEYKKVFNQALEDAKAKQYQKAYEGFLKAAEMAKQANDEEVAQKALRIVAQLDYNFGLRAYRNEQYDKALEHYTKGIEHDPSYPKNYLGKGLALLKLNRIDEGLETLKQALAVSKEAQDRQTLQAAEKAIRDHYLYLASSTLARNGGNPNPSDAREAIGYLDELLQIEDVSPDADVYYYYAEALKTLGEYQKSVEMAQKALELHRGSRTDKAKIYFVMGEAYMLMGDKEKAREAFSNALYGSYKAPAEHYLSQLSSSR is encoded by the coding sequence ATGCGCGCGGTTCTTCTGCTGGGCATGGCCCTGCTGGCCGTCGTGTTGACCCCTGTGACCACCCGCGCCCAGCAGGCGGACGAGTACAAGAAGGTTTTCAATCAGGCGCTCGAAGACGCCAAGGCCAAGCAGTATCAGAAGGCGTACGAGGGCTTTCTGAAGGCGGCGGAGATGGCCAAACAGGCCAACGATGAAGAGGTCGCTCAGAAAGCGCTGCGCATTGTGGCCCAGCTCGACTACAACTTCGGCCTCCGGGCCTATCGCAACGAGCAGTACGACAAGGCGCTGGAGCATTACACAAAAGGGATCGAGCACGACCCGTCCTATCCGAAGAATTACCTGGGCAAGGGGCTGGCGCTGCTCAAGCTCAACCGCATTGACGAGGGGCTCGAAACGCTGAAGCAGGCGCTGGCCGTCAGCAAGGAGGCCCAGGATCGCCAAACGCTGCAGGCCGCCGAAAAAGCCATTCGGGACCATTACCTCTATCTGGCCTCCAGCACACTGGCCCGCAACGGCGGCAATCCGAATCCCTCAGACGCTCGTGAGGCCATCGGCTACCTGGACGAACTGCTGCAGATCGAGGACGTCTCGCCCGATGCCGATGTGTACTACTACTATGCCGAGGCGCTGAAGACGCTGGGAGAGTATCAGAAGTCCGTGGAAATGGCCCAGAAGGCGCTGGAGCTGCACCGGGGTAGCCGCACGGACAAAGCCAAGATCTACTTCGTGATGGGCGAGGCCTACATGCTGATGGGCGACAAGGAAAAAGCCCGCGAGGCCTTCAGCAACGCGCTCTACGGTAGCTACAAGGCGCCGGCCGAGCACTACCTGTCGCAGCTCTCCTCGTCGCGATAA
- a CDS encoding DegT/DnrJ/EryC1/StrS family aminotransferase — MAEAPPGLQMVDLVGQYRAIREEILAAIEEVLESGQFIRGPVVARLEEELASYLGCRFALGVGNGTDALQLAYMALGLKPGDEVIVPAFTFVATAEAAALLGIRPVFADIDPRTFNLDPASVEARISPRTRAIVPVHLFGQAADLAPLLELAERHRLFVIEDNAQAIGAIYRDRKTGTFGHIGCLSFFPSKNLGAYGDGGAVLTDDPALHERLSMLANHGARRKYYHELIGVNSRLDALQAAILRVKLRHLDAYTRARQEAAARYDALLADCPGLTLPYRAPKRTHVFHQYTIRVHPDVPGGRDGLQRYLQQRGIPTAIYYPVPLHQLPAFADFGPHDTLPEAEKAAREVLSLPMHTELTPEQQAYIADAIRTYVETAQRTGRPLEA, encoded by the coding sequence ATGGCGGAAGCACCCCCTGGGCTGCAGATGGTCGATCTGGTGGGCCAGTACCGGGCCATCCGCGAAGAAATCCTTGCGGCCATCGAAGAAGTGCTGGAAAGCGGTCAGTTCATCCGGGGGCCGGTCGTGGCCCGCCTCGAAGAGGAGCTGGCGTCCTATCTGGGCTGCCGCTTCGCGCTGGGCGTGGGCAACGGCACCGATGCGCTGCAACTGGCCTACATGGCGCTGGGCCTGAAGCCGGGCGACGAAGTGATCGTGCCGGCCTTTACGTTCGTGGCCACGGCCGAGGCGGCGGCCCTGCTGGGCATCCGGCCGGTCTTCGCCGACATCGATCCCAGGACGTTCAACCTGGACCCGGCCAGCGTCGAAGCCCGGATTTCGCCCCGCACCCGCGCCATCGTGCCCGTCCATCTGTTCGGCCAGGCGGCCGATCTGGCACCGCTGCTGGAGCTGGCCGAACGCCACCGGCTGTTCGTCATCGAAGACAACGCCCAGGCCATCGGCGCCATCTACCGGGACCGCAAGACCGGCACCTTCGGCCATATCGGCTGCCTGTCGTTCTTTCCGTCCAAAAATCTGGGAGCCTACGGCGACGGCGGGGCCGTGCTCACCGACGATCCTGCCCTGCACGAGCGGCTGTCGATGCTGGCCAACCACGGCGCCCGGCGCAAGTATTACCACGAACTGATCGGCGTCAACAGCCGGCTCGATGCGCTGCAGGCGGCCATTCTGCGCGTCAAGCTACGCCATCTGGACGCCTACACGCGGGCGCGTCAGGAAGCCGCCGCCCGGTACGATGCACTGCTGGCCGACTGTCCGGGCCTGACGCTGCCCTACCGCGCTCCGAAACGCACGCACGTTTTCCACCAGTACACGATTCGCGTTCACCCGGACGTGCCCGGCGGCCGCGACGGGCTTCAGCGCTATCTACAGCAGCGCGGCATTCCCACAGCCATCTACTACCCGGTGCCCCTGCACCAGCTGCCGGCCTTTGCGGACTTCGGTCCGCACGATACGCTTCCGGAAGCAGAAAAAGCCGCCCGCGAAGTGCTCTCACTGCCCATGCACACCGAGCTGACGCCGGAGCAGCAGGCCTACATTGCCGATGCCATCCGCACCTACGTGGAAACGGCGCAGCGCACGGGTCGGCCGCTCGAAGCCTGA
- a CDS encoding DUF4783 domain-containing protein produces the protein MRWLCTGLCILALWLMGAVVGRAQPADSLRQVLVEALARGDAARLLEQAPPQVELALLGRGQLYSRMQARYVLMDFFQAYPPLRVELDEDRLLEPHRFLVGRYWYARAAAPFQVYMRLHHEAGTWRLHELRVTAGRPRR, from the coding sequence ATGCGATGGCTTTGCACCGGGCTTTGCATCCTGGCGCTGTGGCTGATGGGTGCGGTGGTGGGCAGGGCGCAACCGGCCGATTCGCTGCGCCAGGTGCTGGTCGAAGCGCTGGCACGAGGCGATGCCGCCCGATTGCTGGAGCAGGCACCGCCCCAGGTGGAGCTGGCCCTGCTGGGCAGAGGACAGCTCTACAGCCGCATGCAGGCCCGCTATGTCCTGATGGACTTTTTCCAGGCCTACCCGCCGCTGCGCGTCGAACTCGACGAAGACCGACTGCTGGAGCCCCATCGGTTTCTGGTCGGACGCTACTGGTATGCACGGGCGGCTGCGCCCTTTCAGGTGTACATGCGGCTACATCATGAGGCAGGCACGTGGAGGCTTCATGAGCTGCGGGTAACGGCCGGCCGCCCGCGGCGATAG
- a CDS encoding aspartate carbamoyltransferase catalytic subunit produces the protein MSTSADTPLQGRLRHRHLLGLATYSAEEIQLILQTARQFREVLERPIRRVPTLRGVTVVNLFFEPSTRTRISFELAEKRLSADVVNFSAAGSSVVKGETLKDTARNLEAMKIDMVVIRHRSPGAAHFLTRCIDAVVINAGDGAHEHPTQALLDLLTISDYFPSFEGLNVSIIGDITHSRVARSNIYGLKALGANVTLCGPRTLMPVGIEELGVRVTYRLEEALEGCDVAMALRLQLERQTAGLFPSLREYHERYGIKLEHLERYPDLLVMHPGPVNRGVELASEVVDHERAIILNQVTNGVAVRMAVLYLLAGMPEAAD, from the coding sequence ATGAGTACGTCAGCCGATACGCCGCTTCAGGGCCGGCTCCGGCACCGACACCTGCTGGGGTTGGCCACCTATTCCGCCGAGGAGATCCAGCTCATTCTGCAGACGGCCCGCCAGTTCCGGGAGGTGCTCGAACGCCCCATCCGGCGTGTGCCCACGCTTCGGGGCGTGACGGTGGTCAACCTGTTTTTCGAGCCGTCCACGCGCACGCGCATCTCCTTCGAGCTGGCCGAAAAGCGCCTGTCGGCCGACGTGGTCAACTTCTCGGCGGCGGGCTCGTCGGTGGTCAAGGGCGAAACGCTCAAAGACACGGCCCGCAACCTGGAGGCCATGAAGATCGACATGGTCGTCATCCGGCATCGCTCGCCGGGGGCGGCCCATTTTCTCACGCGCTGCATCGACGCCGTCGTCATCAACGCCGGCGACGGCGCCCACGAGCACCCGACGCAGGCGCTGCTGGATTTGCTGACTATCTCGGACTACTTCCCCTCGTTCGAGGGGCTGAACGTCTCGATCATCGGCGACATCACGCACAGCCGGGTGGCCCGCTCCAACATCTACGGCCTGAAGGCGCTGGGAGCCAACGTGACGCTCTGCGGGCCGCGTACGCTCATGCCGGTGGGTATCGAGGAGCTGGGCGTGCGCGTCACCTACCGGCTGGAAGAGGCGCTGGAGGGCTGCGATGTGGCCATGGCGCTGCGGCTGCAGCTCGAGCGTCAGACGGCCGGCCTGTTTCCCAGCCTGCGCGAGTACCACGAACGCTACGGCATCAAGCTGGAGCATCTGGAGCGCTACCCGGACCTGCTCGTCATGCATCCGGGACCCGTCAACCGGGGCGTCGAACTGGCCAGCGAGGTCGTCGATCACGAACGGGCCATTATCCTGAACCAGGTCACCAACGGCGTGGCCGTGCGCATGGCCGTGCTCTACCTGCTGGCCGGCATGCCCGAAGCCGCCGATTGA
- a CDS encoding sugar phosphate nucleotidyltransferase: protein MKLIIPMAGRGTRVRPHSHVTPKPLLPVKGKSMVERIVDTFNRVLPRHLDTGVFVLGPDFGEEIRAQLRDICARHHMTAHFAVQPVAEGTAHAVYCAGDHLEGEGIVVFADTLFEMEPGIDLEGADVVMWVKEVDDPRRFGVAVREGDRVVALVEKPSEPISNEALIGIYYVRDLAVLRRYIQQLIDQDIRGHGGEFQLTDAFDRMLKDGYVFKTATVTEWLDCGTIEALMETTRYFLHKERDTLRQGTVENSIVHEPVYVGPGARVVDSVVGPNVSIEAGAEVRGAVVRDSILFAHARVEGAVLADSLVGQHAEVRGQPQRLNIGDHSTVR from the coding sequence ATGAAGCTGATCATTCCCATGGCCGGACGGGGGACCCGCGTGCGTCCCCATTCGCATGTGACGCCCAAGCCGCTCCTTCCCGTCAAAGGCAAAAGCATGGTGGAGCGCATCGTGGACACGTTCAACCGGGTGTTGCCGCGCCATCTGGACACCGGGGTCTTCGTGCTCGGACCGGACTTCGGCGAGGAGATTCGGGCGCAGCTCCGGGACATCTGCGCCCGGCACCACATGACCGCACACTTTGCCGTGCAGCCCGTGGCCGAGGGCACGGCGCATGCCGTCTACTGCGCGGGCGATCATCTGGAGGGCGAGGGCATCGTGGTGTTTGCCGACACGCTTTTCGAAATGGAGCCCGGCATCGATCTGGAAGGGGCCGACGTGGTCATGTGGGTCAAAGAAGTGGACGATCCGCGGCGCTTCGGGGTGGCGGTGCGCGAAGGCGATCGGGTGGTGGCGCTTGTCGAAAAGCCTTCGGAACCCATTTCCAACGAAGCGCTGATCGGCATCTACTACGTACGGGATCTGGCCGTGCTGCGCCGCTACATCCAGCAGCTCATCGACCAGGACATCCGCGGCCACGGGGGCGAGTTTCAACTGACGGACGCCTTCGACCGCATGCTGAAGGACGGCTACGTCTTCAAGACGGCGACCGTTACCGAATGGCTCGACTGCGGTACCATCGAGGCGCTCATGGAAACGACGCGCTACTTCCTGCACAAAGAACGGGACACGCTGCGGCAGGGTACGGTGGAGAACAGCATCGTACACGAGCCGGTGTACGTGGGACCCGGCGCGCGTGTAGTCGATTCCGTCGTCGGGCCCAATGTGTCGATCGAGGCCGGTGCCGAAGTGCGCGGTGCGGTGGTACGCGACAGCATCCTGTTTGCCCATGCGCGCGTTGAAGGCGCCGTGCTGGCCGACTCGCTGGTGGGCCAGCATGCCGAGGTGCGCGGTCAGCCGCAACGCCTCAACATTGGCGACCATTCGACGGTCCGATGA